One genomic region from Ursus arctos isolate Adak ecotype North America unplaced genomic scaffold, UrsArc2.0 scaffold_17, whole genome shotgun sequence encodes:
- the SEC11C gene encoding signal peptidase complex catalytic subunit SEC11C isoform X2, producing MVRAGAVGTHLPASGLDIFGDLRKMNKRQLYYQVLNFAMIVSSALMIWKGLIVLTGSESPIVVVLSGSMEPAFHRGDLLFLTNFREDPIRAGEIVVFKVEGRDIPIVHRVIKVHEKDNGDIKFLTKGDNNEVDDRGLYKEGQNWLEKKDVVGRARGFLPYVGMVTIIMNDYPKFKYALLAVMGAYVLLKRES from the exons ATGGTGCGCGCCGGCGCCGTGGGGACGCATCTCCCGGCGTCCGGCTTGGACATCTTCGGGGACCTGAGGAAGATGAACAAACGCCAG CTGTATTACCAGGTTTTAAACTTCGCCATGATCGTGTCTTCTGCGCTCATGATCTGGAAGGGGTTGATCGTCCTCACTGGCAGCGAGAGCCCGATCGTGGTGGTGCTGAG TGGCAGTATGGAGCCAGCCTTTCACAGGGGCGACCTTCTGTTCCTGACAAACTTCCGGGAAGACCCCATTAGAGCTGGTGAGATCGTGGTCTTTAAAGTTGAAGGACGAGACATTCCAATAGTTCACAGAGTGATCAAAGTTCATGAAAA AGATAATGGAGACATCAAATTTCTGACTAAAGGAGACAATAATGAAGTTGACGACAGAGGCTTGTACAAAGAGGGCCAGAACTGGCTTGAGAAGAAGGATGTGGTGGGAAGAGCCAGAGG GTTTTTACCATATGTTGGTATGGTCACCATAATAATGAATGACTACCCAAAATTCAAG TATGCTCTTTTGGCTGTAATGGGTGCATATGTGTTACTAAAACGTGAATCCTAA
- the SEC11C gene encoding signal peptidase complex catalytic subunit SEC11C isoform X1, with translation MVRAGAVGTHLPASGLDIFGDLRKMNKRQLYYQVLNFAMIVSSALMIWKGLIVLTGSESPIVVVLSGSMEPAFHRGDLLFLTNFREDPIRAGEIVVFKVEGRDIPIVHRVIKVHEKDNGDIKFLTKGDNNEVDDRGLYKEGQNWLEKKDVVGRARGFLPYVGMVTIIMNDYPKFKVGMCMYVCVKKNVCILELLHVQL, from the exons ATGGTGCGCGCCGGCGCCGTGGGGACGCATCTCCCGGCGTCCGGCTTGGACATCTTCGGGGACCTGAGGAAGATGAACAAACGCCAG CTGTATTACCAGGTTTTAAACTTCGCCATGATCGTGTCTTCTGCGCTCATGATCTGGAAGGGGTTGATCGTCCTCACTGGCAGCGAGAGCCCGATCGTGGTGGTGCTGAG TGGCAGTATGGAGCCAGCCTTTCACAGGGGCGACCTTCTGTTCCTGACAAACTTCCGGGAAGACCCCATTAGAGCTGGTGAGATCGTGGTCTTTAAAGTTGAAGGACGAGACATTCCAATAGTTCACAGAGTGATCAAAGTTCATGAAAA AGATAATGGAGACATCAAATTTCTGACTAAAGGAGACAATAATGAAGTTGACGACAGAGGCTTGTACAAAGAGGGCCAGAACTGGCTTGAGAAGAAGGATGTGGTGGGAAGAGCCAGAGG GTTTTTACCATATGTTGGTATGGTCACCATAATAATGAATGACTACCCAAAATTCAAGGTAGgaatgtgtatgtatgtctgcgttaaaaaaaatgtgtgtatattggAGCTTTTGCACGTGCAGCTGTAA